The window aaaaacagcATCAACTCAATTCCCTGTAACTTATTTAGGGTTCATTGAAATCTAATTATCGCTGTTCGAATGCCACGTTTTGTCAAATTATAAACTAAGCCCAAAATAAACCATTTAGGGGCgttgggtgggggggaccaaaactaatagaaaaaaactttgggGGTGATAAAAAGCATTTGATTTGCAGTCATTTGTTGACAAATGAATGACAGTCTATATGCATACCAGCTCTGGACCAGGCGCACTGATGGCGTTCTTAGCAGGTTATCTGGCAACAAGTTGATCTCCTTCATGATGTTTGCCAGCCTCACAGGCAACTCCTGTCTGAGGAAGGTGAAGGACGTTTTCTCGCAAGCATTTTCTGAACCTGGGTTGAGGGGGAGATTACCCACATATTATTCTGTACTCCCTGGTCCCTTCTTTCGGCTCAACATCTGTTTGAAAGGTACATGGCCAATCTTTTAAGACCCTGTGAAGAAACTCAACAAACGCCCTCACCagtcacaacattaggtacacataTAATAACACTCATGCTCACATCTATGGGCTCAGTTACTGTCATTCAGTCAACTGTTTTATGAActagaagagttttttttttttttttttacgctttcactgtaattattaatttattattgcaTTCATTATAGAAGCGGTTCTCAAAATGTAGTGCTATCACCACAAGTGATATCCAGGCTTTGTCTACTGGTAGGTATGAGAAGGAATCACAAAATTTAACATGAGATGaatacaaacattaaaataaagtttGTAGCTATGCATACATTTTGTTTAATCCAGTAatgataggtttccaattacacgattttgtgtgtcatggaggtcagagaacacaggtgataggtgaagggtgaagtttttttctatcgttaatttatccgattggtctaagggtggtgttgacgtcattggaaacctatccattgtacATTTACTTTGTTCAGCACAGTTCATTTGCACTTaacttttaaatacagtacattaacatTTGATCTTTAAgaactatttatttttcaacaaggTTACTTATTGTTTCTATTTCTAATTTAATCACCAAGtacttttttaaatcttcatttACTCAAGCggtgttaaaaataataaaaataaaataaaaaaataaaaacattttttaatgaaaatgtaattgtttaaCGTTGGATGATGGAACTTGAACtgatgtacataaaaaaaaacatttgagaactACTGAATTATAGAAAATGGGGCTTTCAATTTGACGTACAAATCCACCGTAAAACGgcaaacgctatttacatcaATCGGTAGCCAATTAAATTAACGTTTTGACTTCTTACCAAAATCCAGAAACTGCTTCATGGACAAAGGGGAGGGCGAGAATTTGGAATAATAGTCGATGTCCTTCCCTACGGACACGCTGCTCCGCAGAAACCTTAAAAGTCTCATGGTTTTGTCCTGTCTTGTCGTCCAACCGTCCGGGCCTCGCAATACCCACTCAGCTAGCTGCGTGTGCTAATCTTCTACCTGCATTATCTCCATCGCGAACGAGATGCTTTCACACAAAAATACGATAGAAAGCAACATCTAAAACGTTTGTCGTACACTTTGGTGAAAGTGGCGCACACCCCATGGTGCCTGTTAATGGCAAAGTGTGTTTCCCATTTAAAAAGGACACTTTTTAATTGTGACACAGCCAAACATGGGAAAACTGTGCAAAGCGTAAATCTGCGACTAGCGTACCAAAGACGCTTTGCGACTTCGAGATAGTGCACTTCCCTTACCACTACCACGTTGCACTGTTCTCGGGCACCTTAGTCGCTAGTTCTGTGGAACAAGTATACCACTCGTGGTCTGCAGCGCTCACAAGTGGTAGGTGAATGAATGTGTACAATTTTTgcttgaacctttttttttcaatccagcACGGAACATTTTTAAGTACAGTTAAACACATTTGCTCGTTTGTTTCGATTGATTTAAGTACATCTTTCTATAAAACCTTTATGTGTAGAACATAATCATTCACTCATttaagtcttcttcttcttttcctttcggcttgtcccttaggggtcgccacagcgtgtcatcttagatgaacgcatacttgtttggcacatttAAGTATAGTTGTTTTACTGCTGCACAGTATATTTAATCCCAGAATTAATgtgaaaactggaaaaaaataactatgtTACATTGGTatccaattgtatttttttctgtctcattTGTGAACTCTTCTGTATATTTCCATGTTAGTCTTCACAATGGTACTTGGCGACATTATTTTCAGGTGGTACTCAGTGCACTAAATTGTCTTGCAAGTGATTTTTGAGGTGAGCAACCTTTTTTCTCCCCATATATATCCATTCTTTTCTCAACGTTTAGGCTTATATCCTTGATATCAACTAGTCAAATGCACTACTAGACGGATGTGTCTTActactagttaaaaaaaaaaaaaaaaaacgatgctgCCTTATTAGTTGTCATACTAGTGAAGCCAAAAAAAGAGCATCACTAAATACACGTAAATGTGGTGATCAAGAATATAATTACCGCTACTGTGCGCCTAACAGACAGAGTTTAGGGCAACATCAAGACTTTCACCACTAACAAACAGACGAAGAAGCAGAACACGGAAATGGTTGTGTCGTCACTTCCGCTAACGTGCTCCAGCTACTCCTGATTGTGTGACGATGAAACGACTGGCGAAGACACGTTTTTGACTGTGATGAGTATTTAGTTTGCGTTCACCGCGCCACGCCGCAACGAGCACTGATCCGCGAGCCACTTGTTACAACTTCCGCAATTATTTGCGCCAACTTTCAACAAGTTGGGGCCGTTCGAGTGTGCGACCCGCCAAAAAGTCCGCAAGCCTCGTGAACCATTTTGTCGTCCGTTGTCGTCCCGTCAGCGAGCATGAGCGGCGGCTTCAACTTCGGACAGCCCTCCACGGGTTTTTCTTTCGGGGTAGCGAAGACCACAGCGCCCGTGGCGTCTACCGTGGGCTTCGGCCTCACAACCTCAACTCCCGCAGGCAGCGGTGGCGGCTTCTCTTTCGGCTCGTCCACCCAGACTGTTGTTAGTAGTAACCCGTCCGGCGGTTTTAGCTTCGGCACCCCGGCGAAGAGCACCGCCGCCGGTGGCAGCCTCTCGTTCGGGACCCCTACCGCCACCACGTTCACCCTGAATTCCGCTCCTCAGCCCGCCTCGACTGCAGGTCTCACCCTGGGCTCCACCGCGGCGCCGGCGGCGTCGTCTGGCTTCAGTCTGGGCTCGGGCTTGACCGCACCTGCCGGGGGTGGCTTCTCCTTTGGGACCTCAGCCCAAGCGCCCGCTCAAGCCCAGCCAGTAGCTCCTGCACCAACAACCACTACAAGTGCATCAGGAGGCCTTTCATTCGGAGGCTTCAGCTTTGGTGGAAACAAAGTCCAGGTCACAACTGCAGCGCAAACGACAAGTGCACCGGGGGCAGGCTTCTCCTTTGGGTCAAGTGCTGCCCCAAACCTCACATTGGGTGCCCAGCCCACAACCACCACTGTAGCCCCAGCTCCACAGGGTGGAGGTTTCAGCTTGGGGATTAAACCTTCGTCAACTCCAGCTCCCCCCGCGGTGACCCAGGTGGCTCCATCTCTGTTCTCGGCCCCGACAACCACCACCACAGCAACCACCAGCACCGCCGCCGGTTCCGGATTTACTTTCGGTGCCACTCCGGCTGCGACGACCACTGCGGCCAGCGGAGGTCTGTCCTTCTCGCTTAAACCTCTCGGAGCGGCTACTTCCAGCGCCACCACGGCCTCAGCCGCCCCAGCTCCGTCCACCGCATCTGGCTTTTCGCTGGGACTCAAACCCGCATCCGTCACCAGCGCCGTCACCATCGCAGCGGCTCCAGCGGCAGCCGCTCTCTCGATCGCCACTGCTCCTGCAGTGATGACCTACACCCAGTTAGAGGGCCTCATAAACAAGTGGAGCCTGGAGCTGGAAGATCAAGAGCGACATTTCCTCCAGCAGGCCACTCAGGTCAACGCGTGGGACCGCATGCTGGTGGAGAATGGCGAGAGGATCACGTCCCTGCACAAGGAGATGGAGAAGGTGAAGCTGGACCAGAAGAGGCTGAACCAGGAGCTGGACTTCATCCTGTCCCAGCAGAAGGAGCTGGAGGACCTGCTGTGCCCGCTGGAAGAGTCGGTGAAGGAGCAGAGCGGCACCATCTACATGCAGAACGCTGACGAGGAGCGCGAGAGGACGTACAAGCTGGCGGAGAACGTGGATGCGCAGCTCAAG of the Syngnathoides biaculeatus isolate LvHL_M chromosome 14, ASM1980259v1, whole genome shotgun sequence genome contains:
- the nup62l gene encoding nucleoporin 62 like yields the protein MSGGFNFGQPSTGFSFGVAKTTAPVASTVGFGLTTSTPAGSGGGFSFGSSTQTVVSSNPSGGFSFGTPAKSTAAGGSLSFGTPTATTFTLNSAPQPASTAGLTLGSTAAPAASSGFSLGSGLTAPAGGGFSFGTSAQAPAQAQPVAPAPTTTTSASGGLSFGGFSFGGNKVQVTTAAQTTSAPGAGFSFGSSAAPNLTLGAQPTTTTVAPAPQGGGFSLGIKPSSTPAPPAVTQVAPSLFSAPTTTTTATTSTAAGSGFTFGATPAATTTAASGGLSFSLKPLGAATSSATTASAAPAPSTASGFSLGLKPASVTSAVTIAAAPAAAALSIATAPAVMTYTQLEGLINKWSLELEDQERHFLQQATQVNAWDRMLVENGERITSLHKEMEKVKLDQKRLNQELDFILSQQKELEDLLCPLEESVKEQSGTIYMQNADEERERTYKLAENVDAQLKRMSQDLKEIIEHLNTSSGPADTSDPLQQICKILNAHMDSLQWIDQNSVLLQRRVEEVSKLCDNQHKEQEKTFRLTFD